In Paracoccus jeotgali, the following are encoded in one genomic region:
- a CDS encoding SixA phosphatase family protein codes for MTPTGYRRLILTRHAKSAWDDPELEDFDRPLNARGRRAAIELGDFMASRGYEPEEVICSPARRTVETWERVASAPLEVRPRLRMEPRLFHATPEIMLEVLRTATEPTVMLIGHNPGIGDFAASLPANPPNDPEFGRYPTGATLVVDFQIDNWADLQPKSGSVQDFLRIDGR; via the coding sequence ATGACCCCCACCGGATACCGACGCCTGATCCTGACCCGGCACGCCAAATCGGCATGGGACGATCCCGAGCTTGAGGATTTTGACCGGCCGCTGAACGCGCGGGGCCGTCGCGCGGCGATCGAGCTGGGGGATTTCATGGCCTCGCGCGGATATGAGCCGGAAGAGGTCATCTGCTCGCCCGCCCGCCGCACCGTCGAGACGTGGGAGCGTGTGGCCTCGGCCCCGCTCGAGGTCCGGCCCCGCCTGCGGATGGAGCCGCGTCTGTTTCACGCCACGCCCGAGATCATGCTCGAGGTGCTGCGGACGGCGACCGAACCTACCGTCATGCTGATCGGCCACAATCCGGGGATCGGCGATTTCGCCGCCAGCCTGCCGGCCAATCCGCCGAACGATCCCGAGTTCGGTCGCTATCCCACCGGCGCCACGCTGGTCGTGGATTTCCAGATCGACAACTGGGCCGATCTGCAGCCGAAAAGCGGCAGCGTGCAGGATTTCCTGCGCATCGACGGCAGATAG
- the argB gene encoding acetylglutamate kinase encodes MTRDFATAAATLSEALPYMQRYSGAVVVVKFGGNAMGDDAEMAKFASDMVLMKQVGIHPVVVHGGGPMINDMLGKLGIESRFVRGKRVTTKETVEVVEMVLAGLVNKRIVQAINDAGGRAIGISGKDDDLIVCEADDPELGFVGRPVEMNVQIIRDLYLAGLIPVIAPVATGMADNETFNVNGDTAAGAVAGALQADRLLLLTDVSGVKDASGQVMTQMTPEQVRDMIADGTIAGGMIPKTETALKALQDGVRAVVILDGRVPNACLLELFTEHGAGSLIRSTAPRVKPRGLRQGDSGL; translated from the coding sequence ATGACCCGAGATTTTGCCACCGCCGCCGCCACCCTGTCCGAAGCCCTGCCCTATATGCAGCGCTATTCGGGCGCCGTCGTGGTGGTCAAATTCGGTGGCAACGCGATGGGCGACGATGCGGAAATGGCCAAGTTCGCCTCGGACATGGTGCTGATGAAGCAGGTCGGCATCCATCCGGTCGTGGTCCATGGCGGCGGCCCGATGATCAACGACATGCTGGGCAAGTTGGGCATCGAAAGCCGGTTTGTCCGCGGCAAGCGCGTCACCACCAAGGAAACCGTCGAAGTGGTCGAGATGGTGCTGGCCGGGCTGGTCAACAAGCGCATCGTGCAGGCGATCAACGATGCCGGCGGCCGCGCCATCGGCATTTCGGGCAAGGATGACGATCTGATCGTCTGCGAGGCCGACGACCCGGAACTGGGATTTGTCGGCCGCCCGGTCGAGATGAACGTCCAGATCATCCGCGACCTCTATCTGGCCGGGCTGATCCCGGTGATCGCGCCGGTCGCCACCGGCATGGCCGATAACGAGACCTTCAACGTCAATGGCGACACCGCCGCGGGCGCGGTCGCCGGGGCCTTGCAGGCCGACCGGCTGCTGCTGCTGACCGATGTCTCGGGCGTCAAGGATGCCAGCGGCCAGGTGATGACGCAGATGACGCCCGAACAGGTGCGCGACATGATCGCCGACGGCACCATCGCCGGCGGCATGATCCCCAAGACCGAGACCGCGCTGAAGGCGTTGCAGGACGGGGTGCGGGCGGTGGTGATCCTCGACGGGCGGGTTCCCAATGCCTGCCTGCTGGAATTGTTCACCGAACATGGTGCCGGCAGCCTGATCCGCTCGACCGCGCCGCGGGTCAAGCCGCGCGGTTTGCGGCAGGGCGACAGCGGCCTGTAG
- a CDS encoding response regulator, whose translation MSLKDRLKILVVDDMSTSRGLIVQSLESIGISQIQLAASGPEAMRTLAQRPAHLVISDYNMPDMTGIDLLKQLRGCATTQGIGFILITGRADQSILEQGKSWGMNNFLRKPFGTQELKSCLEAVTGRL comes from the coding sequence ATGAGCCTGAAAGACCGTCTGAAGATCCTGGTCGTCGATGACATGTCGACCAGCCGCGGGCTGATCGTCCAGTCGCTGGAATCCATTGGCATCAGCCAGATCCAGCTGGCCGCCAGCGGGCCCGAGGCGATGCGGACGCTGGCGCAACGGCCCGCGCATCTGGTGATCTCGGACTATAACATGCCCGACATGACGGGAATCGACCTGCTGAAACAGCTGCGCGGCTGCGCCACCACGCAGGGCATCGGCTTCATCCTCATCACCGGGCGGGCCGATCAGAGCATCCTCGAGCAGGGCAAAAGCTGGGGGATGAACAATTTCCTGCGCAAGCCCTTCGGCACGCAAGAACTGAAATCCTGCCTCGAAGCCGTGACGGGGCGTCTATGA
- a CDS encoding CheR family methyltransferase: MTAPRACPCRDCCLDGAPDQIARMVHDLSGIVIGPDKGDILRARFQRRARLLGLKTLAAYFDLIAGASEERDRFISLLTTNVTGFFREAHHFDLLARQIMPGLDRIGRRINIWSAGCSSGPEPWSIAMTLQGHCAAMARRTRILACDIDAAVLHKARSGCYGADEVTGLSAAQINRHFCACGDGPLRRWRVAPPLRGMVEFRQLNLHDVWPGLPAFDVIFFRNVSIYFDPPAQRRLWQRFHDQLRPGGWLLIGHAERVPADLQHLLRPAGLTAYRRPDQNCEAVP, from the coding sequence ATGACCGCGCCCCGTGCCTGCCCCTGTCGCGACTGCTGTCTGGATGGTGCGCCGGACCAGATCGCGCGCATGGTCCATGACCTCTCGGGAATCGTCATCGGCCCCGACAAGGGCGACATCCTGCGCGCTCGCTTTCAGCGCCGCGCCCGGCTGCTGGGGCTGAAGACGCTGGCGGCTTATTTCGACCTGATCGCGGGTGCCTCGGAAGAGCGCGACCGGTTCATCTCGCTGCTGACGACGAATGTCACCGGGTTTTTCCGCGAGGCCCATCATTTCGACCTGCTCGCGCGACAGATCATGCCGGGGCTGGACCGGATCGGTCGCCGGATCAACATCTGGTCGGCGGGATGCAGCAGCGGGCCAGAGCCGTGGTCGATCGCCATGACGCTGCAAGGGCATTGCGCCGCAATGGCCCGCCGGACGCGCATCCTCGCCTGCGACATCGACGCGGCGGTCCTGCACAAGGCACGTTCAGGATGCTATGGCGCAGACGAGGTGACCGGGTTAAGCGCCGCGCAGATCAACCGCCATTTCTGTGCCTGCGGCGACGGCCCGCTGCGCCGCTGGCGCGTCGCCCCACCTCTGCGCGGGATGGTCGAGTTCCGGCAGTTGAACCTGCATGACGTCTGGCCGGGACTTCCGGCCTTCGACGTGATCTTTTTCCGCAATGTCTCGATCTATTTCGACCCGCCAGCGCAGCGCAGGCTGTGGCAGCGCTTCCACGACCAGCTGCGGCCGGGGGGGTGGCTGCTGATCGGTCATGCGGAACGGGTGCCGGCGGATCTGCAGCACCTGTTGCGGCCGGCGGGCCTGACCGCCTATCGCCGGCCCGATCAGAATTGTGAGGCCGTCCCATGA
- a CDS encoding chemotaxis protein CheW: MSTPSDPASQPDIEVLSFRLDDQEYCLDIAHVREIRGWTRATPLPHAPPHLKGVINMRGTVLPVIDLGLRLGGPPVEPDEHKVIVVVSLGKLTAGLLVDAVSDILTAAPDQIQPAPEYGIDPSDSCLKALLMIEGKLIRILDLGAVLPPAAGAAA, from the coding sequence ATGAGCACGCCGTCGGACCCCGCCTCTCAGCCGGATATCGAGGTGCTGAGCTTTCGCCTCGACGATCAGGAATATTGTCTGGACATCGCCCATGTCCGGGAAATCCGCGGCTGGACCCGCGCGACGCCCCTGCCGCACGCGCCGCCGCATCTGAAAGGCGTCATCAACATGCGCGGGACGGTGCTGCCGGTCATCGATCTGGGCCTGCGGCTGGGCGGGCCGCCGGTCGAACCCGATGAGCACAAGGTCATCGTCGTGGTCAGTCTGGGCAAGCTGACGGCAGGGCTGCTGGTCGACGCTGTGTCGGACATTTTGACCGCCGCGCCCGACCAGATCCAGCCCGCGCCGGAATACGGTATCGACCCCAGCGACAGCTGCCTGAAAGCGCTGCTGATGATCGAGGGCAAGCTGATCCGGATCCTTGATCTGGGCGCGGTTCTGCCGCCCGCCGCCGGCGCCGCGGCATGA
- a CDS encoding chemotaxis protein CheA — protein sequence MTHDPMIELRATFFAECEELIEGLHDALQRLQDGCTDPETVNTVFRAVHSIKGNAGAFGLQELVDFAHGFESAMEEVRAGRVPITPESVRLFISAADRLQDLVALAQTGAPLAVAPDLVGGEPASGLPSPEDEIDFTPTPLALDLAEDDTRAHPPIWLIRFAPAEGLYRSGNESLWILRALSALGPTTTRCILPDDLPPPSPDNAETPLLEWEVRLQGDVTREDIAQVFDFVADVCRLDVTQTDAPLAWQPGPNVAAEADTSPPTPPTSHPGDVSPTVRVDLDRIDRLMNQVGELVINQAMLAQSIAEAGLSQHASITSGLDSFMMLTRDIQESVMMIRAQPVKLLFQRMARIAREASANSGKQIRFRTEGDATEIDKTVLERLSDPLTHMVRNAVSHGIEPAAQRLAAGKPAEGSITLSASHRAGRVLIEIADDGAGIDRNKVRAAAIQRGLIAPDAQLCDAEIDNLLFSPGFSTAAQLSSLSGRGVGMDVVRSALSLLGGRIAIASSPGAGTRFSISLPLTLAVLDGMVVSAGGQTLVVPLSAIIETAMLLPERVHQLGSGRAVMMIRQDCVPLFDLGEKLGFHPRRETGAAGIVILIAQEDGRRAALIVDRIMEQRQVVIKGLSEIHGRIPGVAAATILGDGQIALILDPADLVGPAVPPLPLLKAAG from the coding sequence ATGACCCACGACCCCATGATCGAGTTGCGCGCCACCTTCTTCGCGGAATGCGAGGAGCTGATCGAGGGGCTGCACGACGCGCTGCAACGCCTGCAGGACGGCTGCACCGACCCCGAAACCGTCAACACGGTGTTCCGCGCCGTCCATTCGATCAAGGGCAATGCCGGCGCCTTCGGTCTGCAAGAGCTGGTCGATTTCGCCCACGGCTTCGAGAGCGCGATGGAAGAGGTGCGGGCGGGCCGGGTGCCGATCACGCCCGAATCGGTCCGCCTGTTCATCTCGGCCGCCGACCGTCTGCAGGATCTGGTCGCGCTGGCGCAGACCGGCGCGCCGCTTGCGGTCGCGCCTGATCTTGTCGGTGGCGAGCCCGCGAGCGGCCTGCCCTCGCCCGAGGATGAGATCGACTTCACGCCGACGCCGCTTGCACTCGATCTGGCCGAGGACGACACCCGCGCCCATCCGCCGATCTGGCTGATCCGCTTTGCCCCGGCCGAGGGGCTGTATCGCAGCGGCAACGAGAGCTTGTGGATTTTGCGCGCGCTGTCGGCCCTTGGCCCCACCACCACCCGCTGCATCCTGCCCGACGATCTGCCGCCCCCGTCCCCGGACAATGCCGAAACGCCGCTGCTGGAGTGGGAGGTAAGGCTGCAGGGCGATGTGACGCGCGAGGATATCGCTCAGGTCTTCGACTTTGTCGCCGATGTCTGCCGCCTCGACGTCACCCAGACTGACGCCCCTCTGGCGTGGCAGCCCGGACCGAACGTGGCCGCCGAAGCCGATACCTCGCCCCCCACCCCACCGACCAGCCATCCCGGCGACGTCTCGCCCACGGTGCGCGTCGATCTGGACCGGATCGACCGGCTGATGAACCAGGTGGGTGAGCTGGTGATCAATCAGGCGATGCTGGCACAGTCGATCGCCGAGGCGGGTCTGAGCCAGCACGCAAGCATCACCAGCGGGCTCGATTCCTTCATGATGCTGACCCGCGACATTCAGGAAAGCGTCATGATGATCCGCGCCCAGCCGGTCAAATTGCTGTTCCAGCGCATGGCCCGCATCGCCCGCGAGGCCTCGGCGAACAGCGGCAAGCAGATCCGCTTCAGGACCGAGGGCGACGCGACCGAGATCGACAAGACCGTGCTGGAACGCCTCTCGGACCCGCTGACCCACATGGTCCGCAACGCCGTCAGCCACGGGATAGAGCCCGCCGCGCAGCGCCTCGCCGCCGGCAAACCGGCAGAGGGCAGCATCACCCTCTCGGCCAGCCATCGCGCCGGCCGGGTGCTGATCGAGATCGCGGATGACGGCGCGGGGATCGACCGGAACAAGGTGCGCGCGGCGGCCATCCAGCGCGGGCTGATCGCCCCGGACGCGCAGTTATGTGATGCCGAGATCGACAACCTGCTGTTCTCGCCCGGTTTCAGCACCGCCGCGCAGCTGTCCTCGCTTTCCGGTCGCGGGGTCGGGATGGATGTGGTGCGCTCGGCGCTGTCGCTGCTGGGGGGCCGCATCGCCATTGCCAGCAGCCCCGGCGCGGGCACGCGGTTCTCGATCTCGCTGCCGCTGACGCTGGCGGTGCTGGACGGAATGGTCGTGTCGGCGGGCGGCCAGACCCTTGTCGTGCCGCTTTCGGCGATCATCGAAACCGCCATGCTGCTGCCCGAGCGGGTTCACCAACTCGGCAGCGGGCGCGCCGTGATGATGATCCGTCAGGACTGCGTGCCGCTGTTCGATCTGGGCGAGAAGCTGGGCTTCCACCCGCGGCGCGAGACCGGGGCCGCGGGCATCGTGATTCTCATCGCGCAAGAGGATGGCCGCCGCGCCGCGCTGATCGTCGACAGGATCATGGAGCAGCGCCAGGTGGTGATCAAAGGCCTCAGCGAGATCCACGGCCGCATCCCCGGCGTGGCGGCGGCGACCATTCTCGGCGACGGCCAGATCGCGCTGATCCTCGATCCCGCCGATCTGGTCGGCCCCGCCGTCCCGCCCCTCCCTCTACTGAAAGCAGCAGGTTAG
- a CDS encoding response regulator: protein MSLNILAVDDSRTMRDMLRLSLTNAGMTVTTAEDGVHGLELLETMQPDAIISDVNMPRLNGFGFIAAIRKIERLRAVPILILTTESAPELKARARNAGATGWIVKPFDPQKLVSSIQMVTG from the coding sequence ATGAGCCTGAATATCCTCGCTGTCGATGACAGCCGGACCATGCGCGACATGCTGCGTCTGTCGCTGACCAATGCGGGCATGACCGTGACCACCGCCGAGGACGGCGTCCACGGGCTCGAGCTGCTCGAGACCATGCAGCCCGACGCCATCATTTCGGATGTGAACATGCCGCGCCTGAACGGCTTTGGCTTCATCGCCGCGATCCGCAAGATCGAGCGTCTGCGCGCCGTCCCGATCCTGATCCTGACCACCGAAAGCGCGCCAGAGCTGAAGGCCCGCGCCCGCAACGCCGGCGCCACGGGCTGGATCGTCAAGCCCTTCGATCCGCAGAAGCTGGTCAGCTCGATCCAGATGGTGACCGGATGA
- a CDS encoding STAS domain-containing protein, translating into MDAPLTLAPRLDLTAARPLAGQIAATTGDLILDASQVAHLGGLCLQILLAAARQCRVEGRGFVIRDRSDGFEAALRQFGVDPCDLAERSRG; encoded by the coding sequence ATGGACGCGCCGCTGACGCTCGCGCCGCGGCTGGACCTGACGGCAGCGCGCCCGCTGGCCGGGCAGATCGCGGCCACGACCGGCGATCTGATCCTGGACGCGAGCCAGGTCGCGCATCTGGGCGGGCTGTGCCTGCAGATCCTGCTGGCCGCCGCCCGCCAATGCCGTGTCGAGGGGCGGGGATTCGTCATCCGTGACCGCTCGGACGGGTTCGAGGCCGCGCTGCGCCAGTTCGGCGTCGACCCCTGCGATCTCGCGGAAAGGAGCCGGGGATGA
- the rpsB gene encoding 30S ribosomal protein S2: MDMALPDFSMRQLLEAGVHYGHQTQRWNPRMSQYIYGDRNGIHIVDLTQTVPMLEQALKVIRDTVAKGGRVLFVGTKRQAQKPVADAAERSAQFYMNHRWLGGTLTNWKTVSQSISRLKAIDETMSQGAEGLTKKERLQLEREQTKLQASLGGIREMGGLPDLLFVIDVNKEDLAILEAKKLGIPVVAVVDTNCSPEGVDYIIPGNDDAARAIALYCDLASRAALEGMSAQMGAAGVDLGALAEAPAEVLDEPAAAEA, translated from the coding sequence ATGGACATGGCGCTTCCCGATTTCTCGATGCGTCAGCTGCTTGAAGCTGGCGTTCACTATGGTCACCAGACGCAGCGCTGGAACCCCCGCATGTCGCAATATATCTATGGCGACCGCAACGGCATCCACATCGTCGATTTGACCCAGACCGTTCCAATGCTGGAACAGGCGCTGAAGGTCATCCGCGACACCGTCGCCAAGGGCGGCCGCGTGCTGTTCGTCGGCACCAAGCGTCAGGCGCAGAAGCCGGTCGCGGACGCGGCCGAACGCTCGGCGCAGTTCTACATGAACCACCGCTGGCTGGGTGGCACGCTGACCAACTGGAAGACCGTCTCGCAGTCGATCAGCCGCCTCAAGGCCATCGACGAGACGATGAGCCAGGGCGCCGAGGGCCTGACCAAGAAAGAGCGTCTGCAGCTCGAGCGCGAGCAGACCAAGCTGCAAGCCTCGCTGGGCGGCATCCGCGAGATGGGCGGCCTGCCCGACCTGCTGTTCGTGATTGACGTGAACAAGGAAGATCTGGCGATTCTGGAAGCCAAGAAGCTGGGCATCCCGGTCGTCGCCGTCGTCGACACCAACTGCTCGCCCGAGGGTGTGGACTATATCATCCCCGGCAATGACGACGCGGCCCGGGCCATCGCGCTGTACTGCGACCTGGCCAGCCGTGCGGCGCTGGAAGGCATGTCGGCACAGATGGGCGCGGCTGGCGTCGATCTGGGCGCGCTGGCCGAAGCCCCGGCCGAGGTTCTGGACGAACCCGCCGCCGCCGAAGCCTGA
- the tsf gene encoding translation elongation factor Ts, which produces MAITAQMVKELRESTGAGMMDAKKALTETDGNIEAAVDWLRTKGLAKAAKKSDRVAAEGLVAVAVRDGKGVAVEVNSETDFVGKNAEFQDMVGNIAQTALSVDSVDELRNAEMNGKTVAEVVTDAVAKIGEKMDLRRMETVQGDTVVSYVHNAAAEGMGRIGVLVALKGDNAEIGKQIAMHVAATSPASLSEADLDPALVEREKTVLTEQARESGKPDAVIEKMIAGRMSKYFEEVTLLGQKFVINPDVTVAQAAKDAGVEVLAFVRMAVGEGIEKREEDFAAEVAKTRGAS; this is translated from the coding sequence ATGGCGATTACCGCCCAGATGGTGAAGGAACTGCGCGAATCGACCGGCGCAGGCATGATGGACGCCAAGAAGGCGCTGACCGAAACCGACGGCAACATTGAAGCCGCCGTTGACTGGCTGCGCACCAAGGGTCTGGCCAAGGCGGCCAAGAAATCCGATCGCGTCGCGGCCGAAGGTCTGGTTGCGGTCGCGGTTCGCGACGGCAAGGGCGTGGCGGTCGAGGTGAACTCGGAAACCGATTTCGTCGGCAAGAACGCCGAGTTCCAGGACATGGTCGGCAACATCGCCCAGACCGCGCTGTCGGTCGATTCGGTCGATGAGCTGCGCAACGCCGAAATGAACGGCAAGACCGTGGCCGAGGTCGTCACCGACGCCGTCGCCAAGATCGGCGAAAAGATGGACCTGCGCCGCATGGAAACCGTGCAGGGCGACACCGTCGTGTCCTATGTCCACAATGCCGCCGCCGAAGGCATGGGCCGGATCGGTGTTCTGGTCGCGCTCAAGGGCGACAATGCCGAGATCGGCAAGCAGATCGCGATGCATGTCGCCGCGACCAGCCCCGCCTCGCTGTCCGAGGCCGATCTGGACCCGGCGCTGGTCGAGCGCGAAAAGACCGTGCTGACCGAACAGGCGCGCGAATCGGGCAAGCCCGACGCGGTGATCGAGAAGATGATCGCCGGCCGCATGTCGAAATACTTCGAGGAAGTGACCCTGCTGGGCCAGAAATTCGTGATCAACCCCGATGTCACCGTGGCGCAGGCCGCCAAGGATGCGGGCGTCGAGGTGCTGGCATTCGTCCGCATGGCCGTCGGCGAAGGCATCGAGAAGAGGGAAGAGGATTTCGCAGCCGAGGTCGCCAAGACTCGCGGCGCCAGCTGA
- a CDS encoding (d)CMP kinase, producing MSFTIAIDGPAASGKGTIARAIARRFGFHHLDTGLLYRAVGARGGDPVAAARALTGADLTRDDLRSNEAGQAASRVAAIPEVRDALTDFQRRFAAQEPGAVLDGRDIGTVICPDADLKLYVIASDEVRAQRRAAEIGADPAATLAALRERDARDSARSAAPLRPAADAVILDTTEMSVTDAVTRAIAEVRARLRAPATRR from the coding sequence ATGTCGTTCACCATCGCCATTGACGGACCCGCCGCCTCGGGCAAGGGCACCATCGCGCGGGCGATTGCACGGCGCTTCGGCTTTCACCACCTCGACACCGGGCTGCTCTATCGTGCCGTAGGCGCGCGCGGCGGCGATCCGGTCGCGGCGGCGCGGGCGCTGACCGGGGCCGACCTGACCCGCGACGATCTGCGCAGCAACGAGGCCGGGCAGGCCGCCAGCCGCGTCGCCGCCATCCCCGAGGTGCGCGACGCGCTGACCGATTTCCAGCGCCGATTTGCCGCACAGGAACCGGGCGCGGTGCTGGACGGGCGCGACATCGGGACGGTGATCTGCCCCGACGCGGATCTGAAGCTGTATGTCATCGCCTCGGACGAGGTGCGCGCGCAGCGCCGCGCGGCCGAGATCGGGGCCGATCCCGCAGCCACGCTGGCCGCGCTGCGCGAACGCGACGCCCGCGACAGCGCCCGCAGCGCCGCGCCCCTGCGCCCGGCCGCGGACGCGGTGATCCTCGACACCACGGAAATGAGCGTGACCGACGCCGTCACCCGCGCCATCGCCGAGGTCAGGGCGCGCCTGCGCGCCCCCGCAACCCGCCGCTGA
- the rpsA gene encoding 30S ribosomal protein S1, producing MAERASMEEFEALLNESLEIDTPDEGSVVKGRVIAIEAGQAIIDVGYKMEGRVDLKEFANPGEDAALSVGDEVEVYLDRVENARGEASISREKARREEAWDRLEKAYAAEERVEGAIFGRVKGGFTVDLGGAVAFLPGSQVDVRPVRDAGPLMGLKQPFQILKMDRRRGNIVVSRRAILEESRAEQRAEVISNLSEGQVVDGVVKNITEYGAFVDLGGVDGLLHVTDMAWRRVNHPSEILAIGETVKVQVIKINRDSHRISLGMKQLQADPWDTVAEKFPIGSVHAGRVTNITDYGAFVELEAGIEGLVHVSEMSWTKKNVHPGKIVSTSQEVEVMVLEIDEAKRRVSLGLKQTMRNPWEVFAETHPAGTVIEGEVKNITEFGLFVGLEGDIDGMVHLSDISWDARGEDAIQDFRKGDVVKAVVQEVDIEKERISLSIKALENEAMAEAVEGVRRGDVITVAVTAIEDGGIEVEYNGAKSFIRRSDLARDRQDQRPERFGVGDKIDVRVTNVDSKSRRLGLSIKAREIAEEKEAVEQYGSSDSGASLGDILGAALKNR from the coding sequence ATGGCTGAACGCGCAAGCATGGAAGAATTCGAGGCGCTGCTGAATGAAAGCCTCGAGATCGACACCCCGGACGAAGGTTCGGTTGTCAAAGGTCGGGTCATTGCCATCGAGGCAGGACAGGCCATCATCGATGTCGGCTACAAGATGGAAGGCCGCGTCGATCTGAAAGAATTTGCAAATCCGGGCGAAGACGCGGCGCTGAGCGTCGGCGACGAGGTCGAGGTTTATCTGGACCGTGTGGAAAACGCGCGCGGCGAAGCCTCGATCAGCCGTGAAAAGGCCCGCCGCGAGGAAGCCTGGGATCGTCTGGAAAAAGCCTATGCCGCGGAAGAGCGCGTCGAAGGCGCCATCTTTGGCCGCGTCAAGGGCGGCTTCACCGTCGATCTGGGCGGCGCCGTGGCGTTCCTGCCCGGCAGCCAGGTCGATGTCCGCCCGGTCCGCGATGCCGGCCCGCTGATGGGTCTGAAGCAGCCGTTCCAGATCCTGAAAATGGACCGCCGCCGCGGCAATATCGTCGTGTCGCGCCGCGCCATTCTGGAAGAGAGCCGCGCCGAACAGCGCGCCGAGGTCATCTCGAACCTGTCCGAGGGTCAGGTCGTTGACGGTGTCGTCAAGAACATCACCGAATACGGCGCCTTCGTCGATCTGGGCGGTGTTGACGGGCTGCTGCACGTCACCGACATGGCCTGGCGTCGCGTCAACCACCCGTCCGAGATCCTCGCCATCGGCGAGACCGTCAAGGTTCAGGTCATCAAGATCAACCGCGACAGCCACCGCATCAGCCTGGGCATGAAGCAGCTGCAGGCCGATCCGTGGGATACCGTGGCCGAGAAGTTCCCGATCGGTTCGGTCCATGCCGGCCGCGTGACCAACATCACCGATTACGGCGCCTTCGTGGAACTGGAAGCGGGCATCGAGGGTCTGGTCCACGTCTCGGAAATGAGCTGGACCAAGAAGAACGTCCACCCCGGCAAGATCGTCTCGACCAGCCAGGAAGTCGAAGTGATGGTGCTGGAAATCGACGAAGCCAAGCGCCGCGTGTCGCTGGGTCTCAAGCAGACCATGCGCAACCCGTGGGAGGTCTTTGCCGAAACCCACCCCGCCGGCACCGTGATCGAGGGCGAGGTCAAGAACATCACCGAATTCGGCCTGTTCGTGGGTCTGGAAGGCGATATCGACGGCATGGTCCACCTGTCGGACATCTCGTGGGATGCCCGTGGCGAGGACGCGATCCAGGACTTTCGCAAGGGCGACGTCGTCAAGGCGGTCGTGCAGGAAGTCGACATCGAGAAAGAGCGTATCTCGCTGTCGATCAAGGCGCTCGAAAACGAAGCCATGGCCGAAGCGGTCGAGGGCGTGCGCCGTGGCGACGTCATCACCGTGGCCGTCACCGCGATCGAGGATGGCGGGATCGAGGTCGAATATAACGGCGCCAAGTCGTTCATTCGCCGCAGCGATCTGGCCCGCGACCGTCAGGACCAGCGTCCCGAGCGTTTCGGCGTCGGTGACAAGATCGACGTCCGCGTGACCAACGTCGACTCGAAATCGCGCCGTCTGGGCCTGTCGATCAAGGCCCGCGAGATCGCCGAGGAAAAGGAAGCCGTGGAACAGTATGGCAGCTCGGATTCGGGCGCCTCGCTGGGCGACATCCTGGGCGCCGCGCTGAAGAACCGCTGA
- the ihfB gene encoding integration host factor subunit beta, with protein MIRSELIQKIAEENPHLVQRDVERIVATIFDEIIDAMARGERVELRGFGAFSVKKREARMGRNPRTGESVPVEEKHVPFFKTGKLLRDRLNDEA; from the coding sequence ATGATCCGGTCGGAACTCATCCAGAAGATCGCCGAGGAAAACCCGCATCTTGTGCAACGGGACGTCGAGCGGATCGTGGCCACGATCTTTGACGAGATCATCGATGCCATGGCGCGCGGCGAACGGGTCGAGCTGCGCGGCTTCGGCGCGTTCTCGGTCAAGAAGCGCGAGGCGCGGATGGGCCGCAACCCGCGCACCGGCGAATCCGTCCCGGTCGAGGAAAAGCACGTTCCCTTCTTCAAGACCGGCAAGTTGCTGCGCGACAGGTTGAACGACGAGGCGTGA
- a CDS encoding DUF1049 domain-containing protein, with translation MRFIRLLFILGLAVILLTVALANRGMATLRLLPASLDQYFGTQLTVTLPMFMILLLAVLFGIVVGFIWEYLREAHIRSIAARRTFEVQRLEREVGALRQQHHAPRDEVLAIIDRPKTAPAAAPVGTVPATNSPRTPALPVRR, from the coding sequence ATGCGCTTCATCCGCTTGCTATTCATCCTGGGGCTTGCCGTCATCCTGCTGACCGTCGCGCTGGCGAACCGGGGCATGGCGACGCTGCGCCTGCTGCCCGCGAGCCTTGACCAGTATTTCGGGACGCAGCTGACCGTCACCCTGCCGATGTTCATGATCCTGCTGCTGGCGGTGCTGTTCGGCATCGTGGTGGGCTTCATCTGGGAATATCTGCGCGAGGCGCATATCCGCAGCATCGCCGCCCGCCGCACCTTCGAGGTGCAGCGTCTCGAACGCGAGGTCGGCGCCCTGCGTCAGCAGCATCACGCGCCGCGTGACGAGGTGCTGGCGATCATCGACCGGCCCAAGACCGCACCGGCGGCCGCCCCGGTGGGCACGGTGCCGGCGACAAACTCGCCGCGCACGCCGGCCCTTCCGGTCCGCCGCTAG